The genomic window caaatgtcaatatcccttgtatactgttgtttaagatagttatcattgttttagtttacagtggagcccctagtcccactcaacaaCTTTGTCCCACtccccacacatgcagtgacctcacccagtataaccagcacatccagagatgcaacctctcttatcatccctcagcgcctgggcttacctccactgtacccgcaccccaccatactgCAGATTCTggcctgaatctattctaccacgcccagaaatctgctccttttactctctgttcccaaTGCACTAGACAAcaagttttgatagcctttagccgtaccctcatcttactcctcctctgttccttgggtgatgtggaggttaacccaggccctgcgtgtccccaggcattctcatttgttgacttctgtaatcgaaaaagccttggtttcatgcattttaacatcagaagcctcctccgtaaatttgttttactcactgctttagcacactccgccaaccctgatgtccatGCCGTGTATGAATCCTGgttcaggaaggccaccaaaactTCTGAGATTTCCAtgcccaactacaacattttctgtcaagatagaactgccaaagggtgaGGAGTTGCAATATACTGCAGAGACAGCTTGCAAAGTTCTggcatactttccaggtctatgcccaaacagttcgagcttctaattttaaaaatgaatctatCCAGaataagtctctcaccattgccgcctgttatagacccccctcagctcccagctgtgtcctggacaccatatgtgaattgattgcccctcatttatcttcagagttcgttctgttggtgacctaaactgggatatgcttaacaccccagcagtcctacaagctaagctagatgccctcaatctcacacaaatcatcaaggaacccaccaggtacaaccctaaatccgtaaacatgggcaccctcatagatattatcctgaccaacttgccctccaaatacacctctgctgttttcaatcaggatgcAGATGAAAAGGAATCCCGCTGAAGCCTTTACAGCGGAGCTGAGGAGAGAACAAAGACAGCATTCAGAGGTCCATCTATCCACCAAAACAGGGTTTAATGGGCACTATGAATCAGCATCCAGACTATGTTATGACCTCAAACAACGTGCCattcaaatacacctctgctgttttcagtcAGGATCTCaccgatcactgcctcattgcctgcggtcaaacgaccacccctcttcactgtcaaacactccctaaaacacttctgcgagcaggcctttctaatcgacctggcccgggtatcctggaaggatattgacctcatcccatcagtcgtggatgcctggtcgttctttaaagtaatttcctcaccatcttaaataagcattcccctttcaaaaaatgtagaactaagaacagatatagcccttggttcactccatacctgactgcccttgatcagcacaaaaacatcctgtggcggactgcaatagcgtcgaatagtccccgcgatatgcaactgttcagggaagtcaggaaccaatacacacagtcagtcaggaaagcaaaggttagctttttcaaacaaaaatttgcatcctgtagctctaactccaaaaagttttgggacactgtaaagtccatggagaacaagagcacctcctcccagctgcccactactctgaggctaggtaacacggtcactaccgataaatccatgataatcgaaaatgtcaataagcatttctctacggctggccatgctttcctcagatagcccggttagccaatgtgcgggagcactggttggtcgggccaatttaggtagtttgtacatgaatgtatagttaaagtgactaagcatataagataaacagagagtagcagcagcgtaaaatatgggttggggggaggggggcacacaatgcaaatagtcccggtaaccattggttacctgttcaggagtcttatggcttgggggtaaaaacagctgagaagcctttttgtcctagacgtggcactccagtaccacttgccatgctgtagtaaagagaacagtctatgactggggtggctggggtctttgacaatttgtagggccttcctctgacaccgcctggtgtagaagtcctggatggcaggcagctttgccccagtgatgtactgggccgtacgcactaccctctgaagtgccttgcggttggagaacgagcaattgccgtaccaggcagtgatgcaaccggtcaggatgctctcgatgttgcagctgtagaaccctttgaggatctcaggacccatgccaaatctttttagtttcctgagggggaataggctttgtcgtgccctctttacgactgtcttggtgtgtttggaccaatctagtttgttgttgatgtggacaccaaggaatttgaagctctcaacctgctccactacagccccatcgatgagaatggggacgtgctcggtgctccttttcctgtagtccacaatcatctccttagtcttggttacattgagggataggttgttattctggcaccacccggccaggtctctgacctcctccctataggctgttggtgtcggtgatcaggcctaccactgttgtggtaatgatggtgttggagtcgtgctgggccatgcagttgtgggtgaacagggagtacaggaggggactgagcacgcacccctggggagctccagtgttgaggatcagcgtggcagatgtgttgctacctaccctcaccacctggaggcggcctgtcaggaagtccaggatccagttgcagagggagctgtttagtcccaggatccttagcttggtgatgagctttgagggtactattttttttaaataaatttgaccttttaactaggcaagtcagttaagaacaaattcttattttcaatgacggcctaggaacagtgggttaacagcctgttcaggggaggaacgacagatttgtatgcAGAACGACTAtgctgttgaatgctgagctgtagtcaatgaacagcattctcacataggtgttaattttgtccaggtgggaaagggcagtgtggagtgcaatagagattgcatcatctgtggatctgtttgggtggtatgcaaattggagtgggtctaggatttctgggataattgtgttgatgtgagccattaccagcctttcaaagcacttcatggctacggacgtgagtgctacgggtctgtagtcatttaggcaggttgccttcatgttcttgggcacagggactatggtggtctgcttgaagcatgttggtattacagactcaatcagggacatgttgaaaatgtcagtgaagacacccgCCAGTTGGTCAGTACAtacccggagcacacgtcctggtaatccgtctggccccgcagccttgtgtatgttgacctgtttaaaggtcttactcacgtcggctacggagagcgtgatcacacagtcgtccggaacagctgatgctctcatgcatgcctcagtgttgcttgcctcgaactacttcgcagacagagttcagtgtgtcaaatcggaggttctgttgtccggacctctggcagtctctatggggataccacagggttcaattctcgggccgactcttttctctgtatatatcaatgaggtcgctcttgctgcaggtgattccctgatccgcctctacgcagacgacaccattctgtatacatctggcccttctttggacactgtgttaactaacctccaaacgagcttcaatgccatacaacactccttccgtggcctccaactgctcttaaatgctagtaaaaccaaatgcatgcttttcaaccgttcgctgcccagcacccgcccgcccgactagcatcactaccctggacggttctggcctagaatatgtggacaactacaaatacctaggtgtctggctagactgtaaactctccttccagactcatattaaacatctccaatccaaaatcaaatctagatttggctttctatttcgcaacaaagcctcacGACGCCAAACTCACCCTAGTAAAAcagactatcctactgatcctccacttcggcgatgtcatctacaaaatagcttccaatactctactcagcaaactggatgcagtctatcatagtgccatccgttttgttaccaaagcaccttataccacccaccactgctgGCTCTCGCTACCgggacccactggctccaggtcatctataagtctatgctaggtaaagctccgccttatctcagctcactggtcacgataacaacacccacccgtagcacgcgctccagcaggtatatctcactggtaatacccaaagccaacacctcctttggccgccattccttccagttctctgctgccagtgactggaacgaattgcaaaaatcgctgaagctggagatttatatttccctcactaactttaaacatcagctatctgagcagctaaccgatcgctgcagctgtacatagtccatctgtaaatagcccacccaatctacgtactagaggtcgaccgattaattggaatggacgattaattagggccgatttcaagttttcataacaatcggaaattgatatttttgggcgccgattattattataattaatttttttatacctttatttaactaggcaagtcagttagaacacattcttattttcaatgacggcctagtgtaacagtataactttaatcCGTCCTCacgcccatacccgggctcgaaccagagaccctctgcacacatcaacaactgacacccacgaagcatcgttactcatcgctccacaaaagctggggaaccactacttcaaggtctcagagcaagtgatgtcaccgattgaaacgctattagcgcgcaccaccgctaactagctagccatttcacatctgttacactaggaacggtgggttaactgcctccttcaggggcagaacgacagatattcaccttgtcagctcaggggatccaatcttgaaactttacagttaactagtccaatgcaataacgacctgcctctctctcgttgcagtccacaaggagactgcctgttacgcgaatgcagtaaaccaaggtaaattgctagctagcattaaacttatcttataaaaaacaatcaattataatcactagttaactacacatggttgatgatattactagatattatatAGCGTGTCCTGCGTTACTTGTATACTCATTCTGATTATatgtatctaagtatctgactgagcggtggtaggcaaaAGCAGGagcataaacattcattcaaacagcactttcgtgcgttttgccagcagctcttcgttgtgcgtcaagtattgcgctgtttatgacttcaagcctatcaacacccgagatgaggctggtctaaccgaagtgaaatggggaatgctgcttcgatggtggctgttgtcgttgtgttgctggttcgagcccagggaggagcgaggagagggacggaagctatactgttacactggcaatactaaagtgcataTAAcacccaatagtcaaaggttaatgaaatacaaatggtatagagggaaatagtcttataattcctataataactacaacctaaaacttcttacctgggaatattgaatgaagactcatgttaaaaggaaccaccagctttcatatgttctcatgttctgcgcaaggaactgaaacgttagctttcttacatagcacattcttactttcttctccaacactttgtttttgcattatttaaaccaaatttaacaaatttaacatgtttcattatttactaagtgttaattcagttttgttgtaattaataaataaaaatcgtccgcttaatcagtatcggcttttaaaaaaatgtttttttttgtgtttgttttgaattttccccctttttctccccaattttgtggtatccaaaaggggtaaaattcaaaacaaacaaaacagctcgagctgttttgcaaggaggaatgggagaaaattgcagtctctcgatgtgcaaaactgatagagacataccccaagcgacttacagctgtaattgcagcaaaaggtggcgctacaatgtattaacttaagggggctgaataattttgcacgcccaatttttcagcttttgatttgttaaaaaagattgaaatatccaataaatgtcgttccacttcatgattgtgtcccacttgttgttgattcttcacaaaaaaatacagttttatatctttatgtttgaagcctgaaatgtggcaaaaggtcgcaaagttcaagggggccaaatactttcgcaaggcactgtatgtgtgtgtgtatatatatatatatatatatatatatatatatataaaactgttTATGTGCATCCCTACCATCACAACTGATTTGAACACCATCAGAATGTGTGGATCCAGAATTGTTTTGAGTGTGGTTATGCACATATGGGAGTTTGAAACAGTAAATTAATCAATGGATATAAGTGCCAATGAGTGCTGAAATCCAGCTAATTGATGACTTATCTATCACCTATGGGACAAAAGTCAGCAGAGCGCAGAGTTTGGTCTACTACTGCGTTAGTTTAATGGGTTTATCAGTTGTCTGAGCTGAGCATCAATCGTCTGGGCTGGGGGGGACCATAAAATGGCCATCATTTGACATGCAGATGAAAAGGGATCCCGCTGAAGCCTTTACAGCGGAGCTGAGGAGAGAACAAAGACAGCATTCAGAGGTCCATCTATCCACCAAAACAGGGTTTAATGGGCACTATGAATCAGCATCCAGACTATGTTATGACCTCAAACAACGtgctattcaaagtgctctgaacaaattaagggaatcgttcacaaacattggcacattctaagatCTGATGACAGTATCTGTAATGTGTTTTTCGGACCCTCCCTTGGTTGTATTCTCAGAGATCAATTGGTAAACACTGATTTAACACCCAAAAATGcacaacgtctatttgcgcctCCACCCGATGGAAACTACAAGTGTAATGGCTCTTACAAATGCAGATCCTTTAAACACCCtcaaacagggaaacagatcccaatcaaaggCGTTATCACGTACTGAACTCCACTAAGGCATTTCTTTATCTtgtaacttgtccttgtggtaaaaaatgATGTGGGTAAAACGAAGCGCGAATTATAAGTAAGAATCTCAAAAGCACCATTAGGTGCAAAAACTCTACatacccagttgcggcccactttttggaagcaAACCTCTATTTTGTCCCTTTGTTATATCGGCATCGAGCAAGTCCCcttccctaggagagggggtgaccttgaaaatgtattgttaaaacgagaggctgcctggatctttaattgaaagacccttgctcccgtcggtctcaacgtagactttgatctgaagccattcttgtgattttgctattcattgtaaatgtttgtaggcttatgtagccaaattgtatctatgatcatATGTTATCCGTTCatgctttttaaaatgttatatttatATCTGTAAATTAACCAATAAAATCAAGCCACACccagccatgattacagacacctgtgtgtcccttgaaactatataaactagtgaCCCGCAGTgcttgtcattataccctgatgacgacagcttgtctgtcgaaacgttggttattcaattattgcatctgagctcctagagtatTGCGGTACTCCTGTTCCTTTTCAAATGACCTCaaacatgaaaaaaaaataaaaataaaactgattctagatcagtgcTCCAATTCAGACATcttgtgaatatgggccctgtTAACAAAGGTTTACCTGCTTCTATGTAGTGAATGGTAGTGGGTTAGACCGGGGAACAAAGTAACACGGGCAAAGTAACTAAATAACTCAAATTAGAACTAACTTAGACAGCTGTTATCCAATGTGCTAATGTTTGGTTAGTGTAGCTACAGTACCTGCCTTGGAAATTTTGCTTAAATCCATAAATAATTGTTTATATATAGTTGATGACAATAATTATTAAGACTCGGATTAGAGTTGTAATGGAGGTTAATTGTAACATTTGTTACAATTAAATCCTTACCTAAAattctaatcctaaccctgaTCCTAACCCATATTATTTTCATACTAAGCAAAAGCCTAAAACTTTTACTTTGTTCCCTTGTTCCCTGGATACCTGTTCCTGGGGTATCATTTCTGTGGAACTGAACTTGTTCCTTCTCACAGAGTCCAGGTGGTAGTTTGGGGCTCCGCTCCCTGGCATCCCCCAGGTGAAGAACTGCATTGTCTCATTGTGCTGCCAATGACAAGGCGATTGAAGTGCAATCTGTCAATGTCAGTCCTTCCAATTGAGTCAATCACTATCAGTGACCATTGTTGTGTATAATTATTCCAAACAATCATGAAGATAATGGTTTAGGATCCATTGGACTACTTTGAGGTAGGGTATAATGAGGATCATGTGACTGAAAAAGGTGACAAGTTCCTGTCCGATCTCTATATAGAAGGTATGGGTAACAGAATAATTATGCTTGAGATGACTCACAGTTTGTTCGGCGGTGGtaatccttctcctctccctcgctttttgttgtctcttctcctccacctgcTGACACAGGTCTTTGTAGTAGTCCCTCTTTCTTTCCTATAAGTTACAGCATATTGGTCATGGAGTCtggttcaacatttttttttaaaacggcAAAATTAGCATGATCTGCTCTTTTAACACGGACAAAAGCTTATTTTGGGGGGCACAACAGTTTATAAAGTGATTGCCTCTCTGATGATGTCAGAATGCTTCCTGGTTACAACTGGTGGGATCCTGGTGTCAGGTCCTGGCTGAGAGGAGGTTGATGGTTTACCCTAGATTAAAGATGTCAATATATTTTGTTATGGCAGAGCCTATCCTATGTGCTCGACATATGAATAAGCTGAGCATGTTGGATGATTTGAGTCAAATGTAGAGCAACACTGGCCTCCTGTGTTTCATTGAAGCTAGTACATGTACGACTACTGGCTCATTATCAATGATGTCAGTAAAAAAAAAGCCAACGGCTATATAAATGTTGCTTCGTTTATTCAGGACTATAAAACGTTAATGACATTCTTACTAAATCAATACCAACATAATATCAATAAAGGGTTCTGATACCTTTGTGAGTCTGGGTGAATAAGCAAATGAATCTGTGTTGTTGCTTCCATCACTGTTGGTTAGACTTGCATTGCCTTTCAGCATTAGTAAAGGCCTACCGACTAAAGTGGGAACAAGAACACAAAAGTTACAGTTTACAATTGGGTATGTCCAGTGTGTTTCTTTGTACATTAAAACAGAGGGAATTAGTATAGGATCTTACCATGATCTTTTCTGATCACCGTCATCTGATCAATTGATTGTTCCCTTCTCTGAAAAATAAGATAAATACAGGTTACCACTgtaccattgtgtgtgtgtgtgtgtgtgtgtgagaacatcatctcagttacagtatattactcacctggctgtacctagatgtggatacattgaagcccTTCCGTACTGGAAGGGCTGGTCTAACACATTGGTTTAGATTGGAACCACACCTTGAAACACCTGCAATGTGGCATCATTTGATTAATTTAATCTCTAGTACAAAGcatgtgaaataaaaaaagatcaTACTGCTATACttatatacaaatatattttcTGGTATTAATCCTGAACGCCTGTGACCGATTGTGACTGAATAGGACCCCAGGCCTTTCCAATAGATGCTATCCTATCTGTCTCTTTGTTGTAGCGttcaatacattttatttccaAATCCCACTATCAGGCTGACTCACCAGGCTTTTTGTCTTTCATGTCCGTGACTGTGTAGTCAAACACATGCTTGGTTTTCCTGTACAGTATGTCCCCCAGGCTTTCCGTAGGGGAGAACAGCGAGAAAGGAGGTCCTGATCTTCTGCAGAGCCTTCGCACTGCAAAACACAGGAAGTGACAGAGGCCCATGACACAAACCAGGTGGCTTCACAGAGGAAACCTCCATTAAGACACTCCATCATCATGATAGTACCAAAACACAGACATCACGGGATGACTCAATGGGAGGCAGATATTTCATAAACATGATCTATGATTATTTGTAATTATACTGATTAAACGACACCAGCCGGGGGACGATCCATCTTCAACCTCCCTTAGTGTCATTTATCATTATCAATGTTTGAGACTCAGATCTCTTGAAACTAAGTTATGTCATCAATGTGATTTATGATAACGCATACCTCCATTTGTAACAGTAATGTTTAAATGacttgtaataataataataacaataataatgacTGAATGATCTCACTTCTGTCCCTGAGGAATGCAGCCTCATATCCCTCACTGAAAGGCTTTAGTGGTGACTGAAAGCAGATAGCGTAAACACAGTGAACCACAGCGGCCCCAACAGCAAGGGCTTTCAGTAGGTTTTGAGAAATCTCAACTGCAGTACTTGGCTAGAGCCTATCTACATCAAGCAAGAACATGAAACAGAAAGTATGGCATAACCTTAGGTAACGAGCAAGTTTTTTAAAAACGTATTATAACATACAACGTTCATGCTGAAATTTCAGAGAAAATTCAAGGGAAAAGAGTGTATAATGACGTACGGGTGGGAATTATGGGCACTTGTCCTTGATTCAGACAGTACGTTGCAGAGGAGCCTGGAGGGAGGAGCTACACGAGGCTCATTGAAATGGCTGCAATGGAGAAAAAACGGAACGTATCAAACACATTAAACATATGTAAGTCACATGTTTGTCTCtgttccattcactccattccagtcattacaataagccagtcctcctatagctcctaccaccagcctcctctggtacgCTGTGACTCACCAGTATCTTGGCCTGATCTTTCATCCTTGTCTGTATTTCTGGTACACTCATCCCTTATAAAATAAAATGTCATGCTTTTTCAAATGCCAAcatttacagtatactgtatgagAGCAGTTTTAATTGTAAAAGTTATAGGCCAAGTACTGCAGACTAACATTCTGAGGACATAAGCTAGTTCTTTCTTTGACTGAAAACAAAACAAGCGTCAGTCTGCTTAAGTAGTTCTTAGTTGGCATGAGAGATTATAGGTAGTTGTTGATTTAACAGAACATCATGATTATGTCTACAGTGTACACTGTACCTGTATCACTTTGGAGCTGAATATATTCTTTTGGAGACTCACATTTCTGAAATTCAAATCAATTCTATTTATGTATATGTTTGAATTGTTCAATTAATTCTATATTTCTGTGTCTGCGTCATGGGAGGTCCTTGTTCTTGTTTACCGTTCTTGAGGTCTCCTTTTTATGAACTGGTAACTCTGGGAGTTTTGCCTCCATGACTGACATCCATTCTAAACACAGAAGCAAACAGACTGTAATTGAGAGAAGTGTCAATAACTGATACATTATTTCCACTGCCTATTATCTGTTATCCTAGTTGTATTGTTGAGTGAAATAATTAGTACCTTCTGTGACTTCTGGTTTTGTTGTAAGTTCAGCGATTCCCTCTGTATCATCATAGTCATCACCATCATTATAATCCAAGGTCACAGTCCTGAAAGAAGTCTCTTGATTCgtaatgccgcgttcaaaacaactgggaccTCGGAATTCTCCAACTTCCAACGTCATGATATGACGACATCGTTtctcccgagttcccagttgtcttgaatgcaccaGTACATGGCCTATGCTGGCCAATCACTGTAAATACTAACATGAGAAAGGGATAGCTGCAGCCCGATAAGGCGGCCAGAGACTGGGTGTGTCGAAAGAAAGTAGGCGTATCGAAAGAGCACATGTATTGGTCTGACTTTCTGTCAGCGAGTGCAGATTTGTGGAAACATGACTGTGTATGACTGCGCATCGAAATTAATTTGAGGACGTTTGGGAAACTCAGAATGGTGGTGTCGTGAAATAACTCAGGCAGTGGAAAAGCATTGCATGTAAAAGCACGTATCTTAACATGCTTTCATGTTGTGAACATTTTACATGTATCCCATTTCATTGCAATTGTATAGGCTAGTATACGCAATGCCATTATTAAACTTGTCGATGCCTCATTTCTAAACACAAGGGCAGACATGAGTTGATGACCAATTTCAGAAGTGAGCTTCCCGGGAAAATGGGCTACACTGACACCCGTCTGATACTACGCGCACGTTACACAATCAAAACATTACAATTAGGTGAACCTGAAGGCAGGTGTTCATGTTTCGTCACGATTGCTTTAATGCAAGTTAGAGGTGTGAATGTGAAAAGTATTAAGACTGAACAATACTGTTCATGGCACTTTGTACAACGGTAACAATTTGCCATGTTTGCTTTCATAAAAGTTTGAGTTGTATGTGATTAAAAATGCTTAAGCATCCTCCATGCACTTCCAGAAAGCGACTGAACAAAATAGGCTACTGTCAAACCCTGTTCaatttgtttttttccccatttCTTTCGACACGCCTACTACTCCGGGACGCTGCTATCTATACTTAACTAGCATGCCAATAAACGGGTAGTACTCACCTAAGCAGAACAGATTCACTCCCTTTGCAGTGTCCAGGAGTGTGGCTGCGCCTCATACTGGCTCCACGTGTTGACACACTCACCCTCCCTTGGTCTGTCTCATCAGTGAGACAGAAGAACTCCTTCGCGACACTTTTCATCTCCACACTTCGCCTGCCCTTCATCCAGTGCACAGACAACATTTTAATGGTCAATCAGCACAAAAAACAACAAGAGGGCACAAATGTCATGTAAATCATCATGTGCATTCACAGATGAATCAGTTGCCATAGAGAATCTAACCAAAATGCACTCACATGTAGGCTGTAGGATCAGGCTATGAGTCACAAACGAAATTGCAAAATCAAGTCGGTTTCTAAACAAGGAAATGGTTATAGGTGTGGCTAGGGAATGACCAGGGTGGACCCCACAACCCATACACATCCCAACCATGGAACCTTGTGGTTTACAACGTTTACGTTTATTGTCAACCAAATTCAAGTCATAGATTTGACTATCGAAAAAACTCTTCATTTCCTGACATGAATTCTGTCGGTCTATTATTTCTTACAGAACTTTATTTTGTCTTTATGTAGGGTGATCACTGATTTAACATGGGCAATGGCATAAGCATCACTCCATGTGATTTCCTACAGTATGAATGAGGGAAGCATAGCAAGGACATTGCCTGCCCTACAGTACGCAATCCCCAAGCATGGGGAATAAATACACACCACAGTTGATGGACACTGCATTTCCTGAGTAGGGTTGAACTGGTCACCTTCCGGAGTCTCCATACCTTCCCTTGATGGTAGATCTGATGTAGGCCAACTTTTGAAACAAACCAAGTCATGAGAAGTAATTCAGTAGCATACAGCATTAATCAAGGTGATATATAATTTATTTATGAGAATAAATCAAAATGCAGGCAGACTGCTTAACTATAGCGGTCATAATAAACATATTTGAGAGCTTCTTCATTAGATAAAACAACTCAAATAAAGTAACTTAAATTCATACAGTCAATACTTACAAGAACTGATCTTATATAACACTCGCacataaaataataattttggaCCGCAGACGACTCAGACGATAGAAACTGATCAGGAATGGGAATTTGGGAGAAAGCGA from Oncorhynchus mykiss isolate Arlee chromosome 15, USDA_OmykA_1.1, whole genome shotgun sequence includes these protein-coding regions:
- the LOC110489850 gene encoding uncharacterized protein LOC110489850 isoform X2, with the protein product MTLEVGEFRGPSCFERGITNQETSFRTVTLDYNDGDDYDDTEGIAELTTKPEVTEEWMSVMEAKLPELPVHKKETSRTKCESPKEYIQLQSDTGMSVPEIQTRMKDQAKILSPLKPFSEGYEAAFLRDRMRRLCRRSGPPFSLFSPTESLGDILYRKTKHVFDYTVTDMKDKKPGVSRCGSNLNQCVRPALPVRKGFNVSTSRYSQRREQSIDQMTVIRKDHVGRPLLMLKGNASLTNSDGSNNTDSFAYSPRLTKGKPSTSSQPGPDTRIPPVVTRKHSDIIREERKRDYYKDLCQQVEEKRQQKARERRRITTAEQTHNETMQFFTWGMPGSGAPNYHLDSVRRNKFSSTEMIPQEQLRCKGFSGIPFHLHVK
- the LOC110489850 gene encoding uncharacterized protein LOC110489850 isoform X1, coding for MTLEVGEFRGPSCFERGITNQETSFRTVTLDYNDGDDYDDTEGIAELTTKPEVTEEWMSVMEAKLPELPVHKKETSRTKCESPKEYIQLQSDTGMSVPEIQTRMKDQAKILSPLKPFSEGYEAAFLRDRMRRLCRRSGPPFSLFSPTESLGDILYRKTKHVFDYTVTDMKDKKPGVSRCGSNLNQCVRPALPVRKGFNVSTSRYSQRREQSIDQMTVIRKDHVGRPLLMLKGNASLTNSDGSNNTDSFAYSPRLTKGKPSTSSQPGPDTRIPPVVTRKHSDIIREERKRDYYKDLCQQVEEKRQQKARERRRITTAEQTHNETMQFFTWGMPGSGAPNYHLDSVRRNKFSSTEMIPQEQVSREQGNKVKVLGFCLV